One Ammoniphilus sp. CFH 90114 genomic window carries:
- a CDS encoding type B 50S ribosomal protein L31 yields the protein MKKGIHPKFQPVVFWDITSDYKFLSASTKHSNETIQWEDGHTYPLIKVEISSASHPFYTGKQKTIDTGGRVSKFMERYKLKK from the coding sequence ATGAAAAAAGGAATCCATCCGAAATTTCAACCCGTTGTATTCTGGGACATTACATCAGATTACAAATTCCTAAGTGCATCAACCAAACATTCCAACGAAACGATTCAATGGGAAGATGGCCATACCTACCCTCTCATTAAAGTGGAGATTAGCTCTGCTTCTCATCCTTTCTACACCGGAAAGCAAAAGACCATCGACACAGGTGGAAGAGTAAGCAAGTTTATGGAAAGGTATAAACTTAAGAAATAA
- a CDS encoding FAD/NAD(P)-binding protein, with translation MLDWLIIGGGIQGCTLATYLLRHKKTSIQQLGIIDPHQNPLHKWIQNTSILEMPFLRSPSIHHLDVEPFALERYAKKERSRFAAAFTLPYDRPSLELFNEHSRDVLGELEIPSAWIKGKAAGMIRKKDYWCVVLDNGKEIESKHVVLAMGLSEHPHWPEWATKAKDDGGQVYHIFSKAPTDFTSLTPPIVLVGGGISAAHTAIRLCKLYPGQITLVTRHELRIHQFDSDPAWLGPKNMNPYRTIKDFQKRRQMILSARHRGSMPTELYLALMKEQKLGNLSILTNQVENTQILGGQVLFQFTDQSEVLAGSVMLATGFHTSPPGMDWLEPTLREQNMRCGVCGYPIVSSVNLEWTDGLFVMGPLAELEIGPVSRNIAGARRAAERILQAT, from the coding sequence ATGCTAGATTGGTTAATCATCGGTGGGGGAATACAAGGATGTACTTTGGCTACTTATCTCCTGCGTCATAAGAAAACGAGCATACAGCAGTTAGGAATTATCGATCCTCATCAAAACCCACTTCATAAGTGGATCCAAAATACTTCTATTTTGGAAATGCCTTTTCTTCGTTCTCCTTCCATACATCATCTTGACGTAGAGCCCTTTGCTCTTGAGAGATATGCCAAAAAGGAAAGAAGTCGTTTCGCTGCAGCCTTCACCTTACCCTATGACCGACCCTCGCTTGAACTCTTCAATGAGCACTCTAGAGACGTCCTTGGAGAATTAGAGATACCATCTGCATGGATCAAGGGAAAAGCTGCTGGAATGATCCGTAAGAAAGATTACTGGTGTGTAGTATTAGACAATGGAAAGGAAATCGAAAGTAAGCATGTTGTCCTTGCCATGGGTTTAAGTGAGCATCCTCATTGGCCTGAATGGGCGACTAAAGCGAAGGATGATGGTGGTCAGGTGTATCATATATTTAGTAAGGCTCCTACCGACTTTACATCCCTTACACCACCCATCGTCCTTGTTGGGGGTGGAATTAGTGCTGCGCATACCGCCATACGATTATGCAAGCTGTATCCGGGCCAAATAACGCTAGTAACAAGACATGAACTCCGCATCCACCAATTTGATTCTGATCCTGCCTGGCTAGGTCCGAAGAATATGAATCCCTATCGCACAATTAAGGACTTTCAGAAACGAAGACAGATGATTCTGTCTGCTCGACATCGGGGCTCCATGCCTACTGAGCTTTACTTAGCTCTTATGAAGGAGCAAAAATTAGGGAATCTATCTATCTTAACGAATCAAGTAGAAAACACTCAAATCCTTGGAGGGCAGGTTTTATTTCAATTTACAGACCAATCCGAAGTCTTGGCTGGTTCTGTCATGTTAGCTACAGGTTTTCACACTTCTCCGCCGGGGATGGATTGGCTAGAACCTACTCTGCGTGAACAAAATATGCGCTGCGGCGTTTGTGGCTATCCTATAGTTTCATCCGTAAACCTAGAATGGACAGATGGACTTTTTGTCATGGGGCCGCTAGCCGAACTAGAAATAGGGCCGGTTTCACGGAATATCGCTGGAGCAAGACGAGCAGCCGAACGTATTTTACAAGCTACATAA
- the rpmG gene encoding 50S ribosomal protein L33 gives MRVTVTLACTECGDRNYTTTKNKRKHPDRMELRKFCPRLNKYTIHKETR, from the coding sequence ATGCGCGTAACGGTTACCCTAGCTTGTACAGAATGTGGAGATCGCAATTATACAACTACGAAGAATAAAAGAAAGCACCCTGATCGTATGGAGCTTCGCAAGTTTTGTCCAAGATTAAACAAGTATACGATTCATAAAGAAACTCGCTAA